One genomic region from Anticarsia gemmatalis isolate Benzon Research Colony breed Stoneville strain chromosome 7, ilAntGemm2 primary, whole genome shotgun sequence encodes:
- the Cubn gene encoding cubilin — MSRTILKWLFLLALQCVVQLHCEIYQDRPKIRTSDGDLILEPALDKNIYLKPNGPKSSIFIGNVDILKTNTPKDAVQYQPPTNENIDIYLNGPNGIKQRLQRLENMATTMPNSTLSNITRLRRRTQELTRRVMALEAQLNNLRKDECQSHPCQHGGTCLSLVDGYYCLCPSNWEGKDCDVDVNECRNFAGTDLGCQNGATCINRPGTYECLCRPNWRGLHCTTTEKDCSAGDFEMCGYGTCIPVQAGIKCICHQGWTSNATSVACLTDVNECDASQGIRCSVNPKVECVNFPGSFRCGQCPPGYEGDGFVCNDIDECTTITNGGCSPMVTCHNTIGSRICGPCPPGYQGDGVTCTFRGSCNINHGGCHPSAQCVENASPTGQTSLCICPEGMEGDGIGLLGCYVSTSNSTGSCENNPCGIHGRCHILRSGYTCICYRGYSGRNCDTPTNVCAVNPCQNGGICRQDENIITGFRCECTAQYTGTLCQVRSKTCGGILDAEEGSIAFPLSNTTATYSHDAQCAWVIHTVPDKVINVTFSKFNVEYTPGCSGDFLQIHDGRKSSSQLIGRFCGNNFPKGGNIESSHNNLYFWFHSDRTIARAGFALHWTSVKPKCGGETDATVHGHISSPGSPGSYPPNRDCYWHLTTTPGKRISLHFFALDIEAHSNCSFDYLAIYDGAHITDPLISQYCNSTQPAPIQSAGSEILIHFHSDAFGTGNGFQIVYAPVEGVPGCGGYFTADKGEIISPTYNGLYLSNLLCEYKIKTSLETKIKLDFKQFKLERAFRCRYDYLKIYDGPSSDSRLVGKFCGTEYPPTYTSTSNTLYLKFKTDRSLSSEGFRISYESICEKTLLGDSGIVKSPSYPFSYPANKVCTYIIRTEPGKAIQLTFQDFDIEDNNYYNCRYDHVEIRDGPDGNSTLLGRYCGGSDHTPPVQTSTHNYMYIRFRSDMSLSGTGFYANYTTIDTECGGIHRETTGLINHPSGDSSAYKNDQTCQWLLIAPEGMHIKLTWNRFEIEHMSKCDSDYLEIVEIDQNNENSLLGKYCGTRTPPSLTTSSNRLKLKFVSDSSIRQSGFSVSYTFLDDRAHCGGNYVKSHGYIYSPGWPKPYASNRDCTWIIRVPPGQQISLNISNFDLERPIRNKCDLGDYLEIRNGGSETSPIIGQYCGKIQSMRITSLANVLHLHFHSDFYLTGGGFKIEWDGRINGCGGTLTSSTGSITSPNYPDDYHENAECFYRIVTSAGARIRISFTELDLERTSNCRDDYIEIYDGRDTNAQSLGRHCRLSSELTSIETTNNLAFIKFRSDMYIGAKGFVLNYNTICNNNLTGRYGVIESPNYPNNYPMNIKCLWNVEVPKGNKINVTFTHFDIYKYQYRRSWFRHNPVANEGDCVPDYLQIKEKSDLNFAKKLCGYSLPSAINTKSNSIQIQFSTGYYAPRTGFRLEWVSHGCGGHIQKQFGTVSLDKSVPYENEMECEWLIETAPGKSISLTFTEIYVTVSPNCSTDAIEIYNGQNTKAPLLSKICQNNHMVSIQSDSNFMLIRFIKTSARRNVGFESRFHSSNSKCGGFITSMSGYFYSKNYPKNYDNNLDCIWYIRGPANHRIEISFEDLDLYSSRSTFDYCGDSIFIYDNNNDRPWSNYTDRICPDSNKRQIVTKYNNVIVQFKTNDQGTAKGFKANFTVTCGGLISATRDGIITNDKFINNLNKSCVWTVVAPIDQKITLTLTHMSLPKDANINTNRNCPSSYLRVLDGNDKDAPLIGEYCGRKVPAMIVSRGNSITIELGSYTDRIGGIFSAHYSPVTNACGGTLNAEEGVIASPAYPSPYPVNSDCEWIVSTSPGNTAYITFERFDLEYSEGCNEDYVEVRENDGGGNLFGVYCGNVIPTNYTTDAKIYIKFHSDSKTNGLGFLLHYGYFHENNIQGENGMIASPLYPMNYEGAGEFTWRIISFGADKIALTIDTLEIPAYGDVSYNKLTIFDGYDSTAPVLEQLHGALGDSKIIQTSSSVVYLVLTMDDSNSGSRFHLSWTKFSSDDESSSDQINCGGNRTELILQGQTSTFQSPNYPEEYENYLNCQWVYRTEMGRHLSLSFIDFEIEEINNCFADSISIYSADTPGKWKPVKEEVCEFSDLRGETNGSTYMKVNFKTDSSIRKKGFLARVSSKCGGLITNLSGEFGPTWLDVYSSDPRTKMICEWTIKVRPGRTIQLNFIQFNITNKNEDKCAHFVVLRNGDSMEAPLLESGKYCGYEHEKKDNIATSSNSLFVRYTSETHRYPFVYQSFRIYYQEKNDECGSTSTLTTDHKWEIISSPSYPNPPTPYSDCVWIFSGPPGEIIRIDFLDRFDLDNTDDCVGEVVEIRDGSSNLAPRIGQRFCGEKPGTIKSTGNTIYIKYSTQLAEPRNGFKANVSIDICGGTIIASSGELKSPGYPQMQVFPAGTTCEWRIIGPPRHVFSIKAQDISLPQSQADCGIKVTIEETIPVNNTIVILKTICNRDDESDMSAIETLTNNVTIKLTIGKPDEWDQISENRGFRIAYNSSRPMCGGSITASEGYLSTPSYPQETTIRYCFWRIEVPDKSRSVRLELIDTDQSKQKITMFNDLGFRSVIKSLPPTDNQTIASQVYRSVGNKLAVYVWLNRTATSHRFKAKFTTDEEALCGGSLSGTTQELVSPNLQRAYLCEWHYNNQVPSNNVFNNLTFNSIYITAVVNSSETETRCRGFNPQMTLKSPVNDDNLFFKRNICGHTSVSYRIPSSILDITASKSETKSLYFQLNWKSEPCGGVVHVGENPVNILNVPSAYNDTLDCAWILRVNNRIKITMEGSFQLDCDNEFISITQGLRQNTPEIGHYCKDQRMENPLITHYSYIYIQYHSNVKPNNNLRLTAETVLNQCGGYLASYQNVFRTPNYPKPYIANQECAWEIEADLGYRVSLQFVGRFLVEDVVNCTKDVVIIYDWIDDAYVEMARVCGRNRPLAHDSTYNRMKVVFRTDAEIELDGFQAQWNPICGGNLTPTLKEQILYSPGYPYTYKPNMHCSYQLTVPNEQKIIIRFLEFELEGFLPDCLSDNLTITASGSYDHFYEVFCGNKLPPTLRSFDSVTLDFKTDRYLQRKGFKIAYSIFACGGKINDTTVITPTFDDNENYGANMNCTWVIQAPPNKIAVVKFLGIEIESHPECYNDYVALYDGSEINNDKRLALMCGFVNSTTVLRSTGTSMVLQFVSDSSVNFRGFKAAVYFSYSEASGCGGRINLTAGSSYDLRYPPAGNVVYQNFLDCHWSIASPENTVIKITFKSFHISPCENLNQTAIGVSKCDCDLVEVVDGLNPNSLVIGTYCGHTLPPQLITSENIMSVRLSTDGELESSGFEATISIQPSVCGQSVIAVSGTPHRFKSPGYDTGAIPRGLHCSYHLDSSSEPYNQIRITIINLQLRSSVSEGVDTNRCNKDRLIISSTPTRSNVTSGKDYIINNADDFFTNYYFYELYNHLPSRFELCGHKQSIDFFVYGSTSINLITSPEADNEVHKGVEVEIAFVGFCGRNYTELQGRVQTYYGINSDVQDCYTLITAPENHTISGYFLSVTPDYSDENTYLEIFDGDKTSAKQLVKIEHSYENSNYPVFSSSRYLLLHNHQIDNNRITFDMSYVTTDKGSGCGGKMNNLVGAVTSPLYPKTYRNNSVCEWELETPVSTRLMIRFDAFDLGAICEQNYLQLVTRTGEVARTYCSEMPADYTSNDNYLKLLFKTSFNNAGKGWSATFIATN, encoded by the coding sequence ATGTCCAGAACAATACTAAAATGGCTCTTTTTATTAGCCCTTCAATGTGTAGTTCAACTTCATTGTGAAATATATCAAGACCGGCCCAAAATTAGAACATCGGATGGCGATCTTATTCTGGAACCAGCTctggataaaaatatatacctaaaaCCCAATGGACCTAAATCGAGCATTTTCATTGGAAATGTTGATATTCTTAAAACGAACACCCCGAAAGATGCGGTGCAATATCAGCCGCCCACAAACGAAAACATTGATATATATTTAAACGGGCCCAACGGTATTAAACAAAGACTCCAGAGGTTGGAGAATATGGCAACCACAATGCCTAATTCAACGTTATCGAACATTACCAGGCTTCGGAGAAGAACGCAAGAACTTACTAGAAGAGTAATGGCGCTTGAAgctcaattaaataatttgcgGAAAGACGAATGTCAATCGCATCCCTGTCAACATGGTGGAACTTGCCTTAGTTTAGTGGATGGATATTACTGCCTATGTCCGTCCAATTGGGAAGGTAAAGATTGTGACGTTGACGTAAATGAATGTCGAAATTTCGCTGGCACGGATCTCGGTTGTCAAAACGGAGCCACGTGCATTAATAGACCGGGAACCTACGAATGTTTATGCAGACCAAACTGGCGAGGACTTCATTGTACTACAACAGAAAAAGATTGTTCGGCAGGTGACTTCGAAATGTGTGGTTATGGAACCTGCATACCCGTTCAGGCTGGCATTAAGTGTATATGTCACCAAGGATGGACATCTAATGCCACAAGCGTCGCATGCTTAACAGATGTTAATGAATGTGATGCATCACAAGGTATTCGTTGTTCCGTGAATCCCAAAGTTGAATGCGTAAACTTTCCTGGATCTTTCCGATGTGGTCAATGTCCCCCTGGTTATGAAGGCGACGGCTTCGTTTGTAATGACATTGACGAGTGCACTACTATTACCAACGGAGGCTGTAGCCCTATGGTGACGTGCCACAATACGATTGGTTCGCGAATATGTGGTCCCTGTCCACCGGGCTATCAAGGTGACGGAGTGACGTGCACCTTTAGAGGATCCTGCAATATCAACCATGGAGGTTGCCATCCGTCCGCACAATGTGTAGAAAACGCATCACCAACTGGTCAAACAAGCCTTTGCATATGCCCCGAAGGTATGGAAGGTGATGGAATCGGATTATTGGGCTGCTACGTGTCAACGAGTAATTCCACGGGAAGTTGTGAAAACAACCCCTGCGGTATTCATGGGCGCTGTCATATTCTTCGATCTGGATACACCTGCATCTGTTACAGAGGATACAGCGGCCGAAATTGTGATACACCGACAAATGTTTGTGCTGTTAATCCATGCCAGAACGGAGGTATTTGTAGGCAAGATGAAAATATAATCACTGGATTCCGTTGTGAATGCACAGCGCAGTACACAGGCACCTTATGTCAGGTAAGATCCAAAACATGCGGTGGTATACTAGACGCTGAAGAAGGCAGTATTGCTTTTCCTTTGTCCAATACTACTGCtacttacagtcacgatgctcAATGTGCTTGGGTCATTCACACTGTTCCTGATAAGGTTATAAATGTTACATTTAGTAAATTTAATGTAGAGTATACCCCTGGGTGCTCAGGCGATTTCTTGCAAATTCACGACGGACGCAAATCTTCTAGTCAATTAATTGGGCGGTTTTGCGGGAATAATTTTCCTAAAGGTGGTAATATTGAATCAAGCCATAACAACTTGTATTTTTGGTTCCATTCGGACAGGACGATAGCTAGGGCTGGGTTTGCATTGCACTGGACTAGCGTCAAGCCTAAATGCGGGGGTGAAACGGATGCCACAGTTCACGGTCATATCAGCTCGCCAGGTTCGCCTGGATCTTATCCTCCCAATCGCGATTGCTACTGGCACTTAACGACAACCCCAGGCAAAAGAATAAGCTTACATTTCTTTGCTCTAGATATTGAAGCACACAGTAATTGTAGTTTTGATTATTTAGCTATTTACGATGGAGCACACATAACAGACCCGCTCATCAGTCAGTATTGTAATTCGACACAACCAGCCCCCATTCAGTCCGCAGGCTCTGAAATACTGATACATTTTCATTCCGATGCGTTCGGCACCGGTAATGGTTTCCAAATAGTTTATGCGCCTGTTGAAGGCGTACCGGGTTGTGGCGGTTATTTTACGGCGGATAAAGGTGAAATAATTTCCCCCACTTACAACGGTCTTTACCTAAGTAACTTACTGTgtgagtataaaataaaaacaagcttagaaacaaaaataaaactagatttcaaacaatttaaactCGAACGTGCCTTTAGGTGTAGATatgactatttaaaaatatacgatgGACCATCCTCTGATTCGCGACTCGTCGGAAAATTTTGTGGTACAGAATATCCACCGACGTACACTTCAACGTCAAATACACTTTACCTTAAATTCAAAACTGATCGAAGTTTGTCTTCTGAAGGATTTCGTATATCATATGAGTCTATATGTGAAAAAACGCTTTTAGGAGACAGCGGTATTGTTAAATCGCCTTCATATCCGTTTAGTTACCCCGCGAATAAAGTATGCACATACATTATTAGAACAGAGCCCGGCAAAGCTATACAATTAACATTCCAAGATTTTGATATCGAAGACAACAATTACTACAACTGTCGATACGATCATGTTGAAATTAGAGACGGTCCAGACGGCAATTCTACGTTACTAGGACGATATTGTGGCGGTTCGGATCATACACCACCCGTACAAACCTCgacacataattatatgtacATACGGTTCCGGTCTGACATGAGCTTGTCTGGTACAGGGTTTTACGCCAATTATACTACCATCGATACTGAATGTGGAGGTATACATAGAGAAACTACCGGATTAATAAACCATCCGTCTGGAGATTCTAGCGCTTATAAAAATGATCAAACTTGCCAATGGTTATTAATAGCACCCGAAGGAATGCACATAAAACTGACATGGAATAGATTTGAAATTGAACATATGTCTAAATGTGACAGCGATTATTTAGAAATTGTTGAAATAGATCAAAACAACGAAAACTCTTTATTAGGTAAATATTGTGGAACTCGCACTCCTCCTTCATTAACAACGTCCTCGAACCGACTGAAATTAAAGTTTGTATCTGATAGCAGTATTAGACAATCGGGTTTTTCAGTTTCTTACACGTTTTTAGATGATAGAGCTCATTGCGGTGGTAATTATGTCAAAAGTCATGGCTACATTTATTCGCCTGGCTGGCCGAAGCCATACGCATCTAATAGAGACTGCACATGGATAATAAGAGTACCCCCCGGTCAACAGATTTCCCTCAACATATCAAACTTTGATTTAGAACGTCCGATAAGAAACAAATGTGACCTCGGTGATTATTTAGAAATACGAAATGGAGGGTCTGAAACTTCGCCAATAATCGGACAATATTGTGGAAAAATTCAATCTATGCGAATTACAAGTTTAGCAAATGTTTTGCACTTGCATTTTCattctgatttttatttaactggAGGAGGTTTCAAAATCGAATGGGACGGTAGGATTAATGGTTGCGGAGGTACACTTACAAGCTCTACCGGTTCAATAACGTCGCCTAATTACCCGGACGATTATCACGAAAATGCAGAATGTTTCTATAGAATCGTCACAAGCGCAGGTGCTCGTATACGTATTTCTTTTACGGAGTTAGATCTTGAACGAACTTCAAACTGTCGTGACGACTACATTGAAATATACGACGGGCGCGACACAAATGCTCAATCTTTAGGACGACATTGTCGTTTATCATCGGAGTTAACGAGCATCGAAACCACCAACAATCTGGCGTTTATCAAATTTAGATCCGACATGTATATAGGCGCTAAAGGTTTTGTGCtcaattacaatacaatatgtaataataatttaactggTAGATATGGAGTGATCGAGAGTCCAAATTACCCTAATAACTATCCAATGAACATAAAGTGTTTATGGAACGTAGAAGTTCCCAagggtaataaaataaatgtaacttttacacactttgacatttacaaatacCAATATAGACGTAGTTGGTTTAGACATAATCCGGTGGCAAACGAAGGTGATTGTGTACCAGATTATTTGCAAATCAAAGAAAAATCGGACCTAAATTTTGCAAAAAAGCTTTGTGGATATTCTCTTCCTAGTGCCATAAACACCAAGAGTAATTCAATACAAATTCAATTTTCAACTGGATATTATGCACCTCGCACTGGTTTTAGATTAGAATGGGTCAGTCACGGTTGTGGGGGAcacatacaaaaacaatttggtACTGTCTCACTTGACAAAAGTGTACCTTATGAAAACGAAATGGAATGCGAATGGCTTATAGAAACTGCACCGGGCAAAAGTATTAGTTTAACATTCACTGAAATTTATGTAACAGTCTCTCCAAATTGCAGTACTGATGCTATTGAAATATATAATGGCCAAAATACAAAAGCTCCTTTACTTTCCAAGATTTGTCAAAACAATCATATGGTGTCTATTCAATCTGATAGTAATTTTATGCTTATCCGGTTTATTAAAACGTCAGCACGCCGAAATGTTGGGTTTGAGTCGCGATTTCATTCTTCCAATTCAAAATGTGGAGGCTTTATAACTTCAATGTCCGGATATTTTTACTCTAAAAATTATCCAAAGAACTATGACAACAATCTGGATTGTATTTGGTATATTAGAGGTCCTGCAAATCACCGTATCGAAATAAGCTTTGAAGATCTTGACTTGTATTCTTCTAGAAGCACGTTTGACTATTGCGGTGActctatttttatatatgatAATAACAATGACCGACCTTGGTCGAATTATACAGATCGGATTTGTCCAGATTCAAATAAAAGACAAATCgtaacaaaatacaacaacgTTATTGTACAGTTCAAAACTAATGATCAAGGCACCGCTAAAGGTTTCAAAGCCAACTTTACCGTCACATGCGGTGGTCTTATATCAGCTACACGCGACGGCATTATTACTAACGACAAATTTATAAACAACTTGAATAAAAGTTGTGTGTGGACCGTGGTTGCCCCAATAGACCAGAAGATAACATTGACGTTGACTCATATGTCACTACCAAAAGATGCTAACATCAATACAAACAGAAATTGCCCTTCGTCATATCTTCGTGTACTCGATGGAAACGACAAAGATGCGCCACTGATAGGAGAATATTGTGGACGCAAAGTGCCGGCAATGATTGTTAGTCGTGGTAACTCAATTACTATAGAATTGGGTAGTTATACAGATAGAATAGGTGGAATATTCTCCGCTCATTACTCACCAGTAACTAATGCGTGCGGAGGTACGTTAAACGCCGAAGAAGGGGTGATTGCTTCACCTGCATATCCCAGTCCATACCCTGTTAATTCAGATTGCGAATGGATAGTGAGTACATCTCCTGGTAATACAGCTTACATAACGTTCGAACGTTTTGATTTAGAATACAGCGAAGGTTGCAATGAGGACTACGTGGAAGTGCGCGAAAACGACGGTGGAGGTAATCTGTTTGGTGTATATTGTGGCAACGTCATCCCCACCAATTATACTACAGATGCAaagatatatataaaattccATAGCGACAGTAAGACGAATGGTCTGGGTTTTCTGCTACATTATggatattttcatgaaaataatattcaaggAGAGAACGGTATGATAGCGTCTCCTTTATATCCGATGAATTATGAAGGAGCTGGTGAGTTTACTTGGCGAATAATAAGTTTTGGAGCAGATAAAATTGCTCTTACAATTGATACTTTGGAAATACCTGCGTATGGAgatgttagttataataaattgacaATATTTGACGGTTACGATAGCACTGCGCCAGTTTTAGAGCAATTACACGGAGCCTTAGGTGATAGCAAGATCATACAGACATCTTCTAGCGTAGTGTACTTAGTCCTAACAATGGATGACTCTAACTCTGGGTCCAGGTTTCATTTAAGTTGGACAAAGTTCTCAAGCGACGACGAATCATCTTCTGACCAAATCAATTGCGGTGGCAATAGGACAGAATTAATTTTACAGGGACAAACGAGTACTTTTCAATCACCAAACTACCCTGAGGAAtatgaaaactatttaaattgcCAATGGGTGTACAGAACCGAAATGGGAAGGCATCTAAGTTTATCTTTcattgattttgaaattgaaGAAATCAATAATTGTTTTGCGGATTCAATTTCAATCTACTCTGCAGATACTCCTGGAAAATGGAAGCCTGTCAAAGAGGAGGTGTGTGAATTTTCCGACTTAAGAGGGGAAACTAATGGTTCAACGTACATGAAAGTTAATTTCAAAACGGACTCATCAATAAGAAAGAAAGGCTTTCTCGCTCGTGTAAGTTCGAAATGCGGTGGACTCATTACTAATTTATCTGGAGAATTTGGTCCGACTTGGTTAGATGTGTATTCGTCTGATCCACGAACTAAAATGATTTGTGAATGGACTATAAAGGTGCGGCCCGGAAgaacaatacaattaaattttatacagtttaatataactaataaaaatgaagataaatgtGCACATTTTGTTGTCTTACGTAATGGTGATTCTATGGAGGCACCATTGCTTGAAAGTGGGAAGTACTGTGGGTATGAACACGAAAAGAAGGACAACATAGCCACTTCAAGTAATTCTCTGTTTGTAAGATACACAAGTGAAACACACAGATACCCCTTTGTCTATCAGAGCTTCAGAATTTACTATCAAGAGAAAAATGACGAATGTGGATCGACATCAACTCTAACCACAGACCACAAATGGGAAATTATCAGTTCACCATCATACCCAAATCCACCGACCCCCTATTCAGATTGTGTGTGGATATTTTCTGGGCCACCTGGCGAAATCATAAGAATTGACTTTCTAGACAGATTTGACCTTGATAATACAGATGATTGCGTTGGTGAAGTGGTTGAAATTCGTGATGGATCGTCAAATTTGGCACCACGAATAGGACAAAGGTTTTGTGGTGAAAAGCCAGGAACCATTAAAAGTACTGGAAATACTATATACATCAAATATTCAACTCAATTAGCAGAGCCGAGAAATGGCTTTAAAGCAAATGTTTCGATTGACATTTGCGGTGGAACTATTATTGCCAGTTCAGGAGAACTGAAATCACCCGGATATCCCCAAATGCAAGTTTTTCCGGCTGGAACAACTTGCGAATGGCGTATAATAGGACCGCCAAGGCACGTGTTTTCTATCAAAGCGCAAGACATAAGCCTGCCACAATCTCAAGCTGACTGTGGTATAAAAGTCACAATCGAAGAAACTATTCCAGTTAACAATAccattgttatattaaaaacgaTCTGTAATCGTGATGACGAGTCTGATATGTCAGCAATTGAAACATTAACCAATAACGTTACAATAAAACTAACGATAGGTAAACCTGATGAATGGGATCAAATATCTGAAAATAGAGGATTTCGAATTGCATACAATTCTTCGCGACCCATGTGTGGTGGCAGTATTACTGCGTCTGAAGGATATCTTAGCACACCAAGCTATCCTCAAGAAACTACAATAAGGTACTGTTTCTGGCGAATCGAAGTACCAGATAAATCTCGAAGTGTACGTCTAGAATTGATTGACACCGATCAATCTAAGCAGAAAATAACTATGTTCAATGACCTCGGATTTCGGTCGGTTATTAAATCATTACCCCCTACAGACAACCAGACTATAGCTTCTCAGGTTTATCGCTCTGTAGGAAATAAACTAGCCGTTTATGTATGGCTAAATCGTACGGCCACATCTCATCGCTTTAAAGCTAAATTCACTACTGACGAAGAAGCATTGTGTGGCGGCAGTTTAAGTGGCACCACTCAAGAGCTTGTGTCTCCTAACCTTCAGCGAGCTTACCTGTGTGAATGGCACTATAATAATCAAGTTCCTagcaataatgtatttaataatctCACCTTCAATTCCATATACATAACGGCCGTTGTCAACTCATCGGAAACGGAGACAAGATGCCGGGGCTTTAATCCACAAATGACACTTAAATCCCCAGTAAATGACGACAACCTTTTCTTTAAACGAAATATTTGCGGACACACTTCTGTTTCATATAGAATACCGTCATCCATTTTAGATATAACTGCGTCAAAAAGCGAAACTAAATCTTTGTACTTCCAACTGAATTGGAAATCTGAACCATGTGGTGGTGTTGTACACGTGGGGGAAAATCCCgttaacattttaaacgtaCCTAGCGCTTACAATGACACTTTAGACTGCGCTTGGATTCTCAGAGTTAACAAcagaattaaaattacaatggaAGGATCTTTTCAATTGGATTGTGACAATGAATTTATAAGTATAACACAGGGGCTACGACAAAACACTCCCGAAATCGGACATTATTGTAAAGATCAACGAATGGAAAATCCACTGATAACCCACTACTCTTATATATACATTCAGTATCACTCTAATGTTaaacctaataataatttaaggcTTACAGCTGAAACTGTCTTGAACCAATGTGGCGGATATCTTGCATCTTATCAAAATGTATTTCGAACTCCAAATTATCCTAAACCATATATTGCTAACCAAGAGTGTGCATGGGAAATAGAAGCAGATCTAGGCTATAGAGTATCTTTACAATTTGTTGGTCGCTTTCTTGTTGAAGATGTAGTTAATTGCACAAAAGACGTTGTTATCATTTATGACTGGATAGATGATGCATACGTAGAAATGGCGAGAGTGTGTGGACGTAATCGACCTCTTGCTCACGATTCTACATACAATCGGATGAAGGTAGTTTTTCGTACGGATGCGGAAATTGAGCTCGACGGGTTTCAGGCTCAATGGAATCCTATCTGTGGAGGTAATCTTACACCGACCTTAAAGGAACAAATATTGTATAGCCCTGGTTATCCTTATACATACAAGCCGAATATGCATTGTTCTTATCAGTTGACGGTTCcaaacgaacaaaaaataatcattaggTTCCTGGAATTTGAACTAGAAGGCTTCCTTCCTGATTGTCTTTCGGATAATTTGACCATAACAGCTTCTGGTAGTTATGATCACTTTTATGAAGTATTCTGTGGAAATAAGCTTCCCCCTACATTACGAAGCTTCGACAGCGTTACTCTTGATTTCAAAACAGACCGGTATTTACAAagaaaaggttttaaaatagcCTACTCGATATTCGCATGTGGGGGTAAAATTAACGATACCACAGTAATTACTCCTACCTTTGATGATAATGAAAATTACGGCGCAAATATGAATTGCACTTGGGTTATACAAGCACCACCAAACAAAATAGCCGTGGTAAAATTTTTAGGTATTGAAATAGAAAGTCACCCTGAATGTTATAATGATTACGTAGCTTTATACGATGGATCAGAAATCAACAATGATAAACGTTTAGCGTTAATGTGTGGTTTTGTTAACTCCACCACAGTATTGAGAAGCACGGGAACCTCTATGGTGCTACAATTTGTATCAGATTCAAGCGTAAACTTTAGAGGTTTTAAAGCAGCAGTTTACTTTAGCTATTCTGAAGCATCGGGCTGCGGAGGACGTATTAACTTAACAGCTGGTTCCTCTTATGACTTACGATATCCCCCAGCGGGTAATGTAGTATACCAGAATTTCTTAGATTGTCATTGGTCGATAGCTTCCCCTGAAAATActgtgataaaaataacttttaaatcatTCCACATATCGCCATGTGAAAACTTAAATCAAACTGCCATAGGAGTTAGTAAGTGTGACTGTGACCTCGTTGAAGTTGTAGATGGCTTAAACCCTAATAGCTTGGTTATAGGTACTTACTGTGGTCACACCTTACCGCCTCAACTAATTACATCTGAAAATATAATGAGCGTTAGACTATCAACGGATGGTGAATTGGAGAGTTCTGGTTTTGAGGCAACCATTAGTATTCAACCTTCTGTATGTGGCCAGTCTGTCATAGCTGTGAGCGGTACACCACACAGATTTAAATCTCCCGGTTACGACACGGGTGCTATCCCACGCGGTCTCCATTGTAGCTATCATTTGGATAGCAGTTCGGAGCCGTATAATCAAATCCGCATCACGATCATTAATTTACAATTACGTTCTTCTGTTAGCGAAGGTGTAGACACTAATCGCTGCAACAAGGATAGACTAATTATATCTAGTACTCCAACTCGTTCAAATGTAACTTCAGGAAAAgactatattataaataacgcGGACGATTTTTtcactaattattatttctatgaattGTACAATCACTTACCTAGCCGGTTTGAACTCTGTGGACATAAGCAGTCTATTGATTTTTTCGTGTATGGAAGTACATCAATAAACTTGATCACTTCACCCGAGGCTGATAACGAGGTCCACAAAGGTGTGGAAGTAGAAATAGCTTTTGTAGGATTTTGTGGCAGAAATTACACTGAGTTACAAGGTCGAGTCCAAACTTATTATGGAATAAATAGCGATGTCCAAGATTGCTACACCTTGATTACTGCCCCCGAAAATCACACAATATCTGGTTACTTCTTAAGTGTCACACCGGATTATTCTGATGAAAACACGTATCTAGAAATATTTGACGGAGATAAAACTAGTGCaaaacaacttgttaaaatagAGCACAGTTACGAAAACAGTAATTACCCTGTCTTCTCGAGCAGCAGATACTTACTATTACATAACCATCAAATTGATAATAATCGTATAACATTTGATATGAGTTATGTCACAACGGATAAAGGTAGTGGCTGTGGTGGCAAAATGAACAACTTAGTGGGTGCAGTCACTAGTCCCTTATATCCAAAAACCTATAGAAACAACAGTGTATGTGAATGGGAGTTGGAAACCCCAGTTAGTACACGTCTAATGATACGTTTTGATGCATTTGATTTAGGAGCAATTtgtgaacaaaattatttacaactagTTACTAGAACTGGAGAAGTAGCAAGAACTTACTGTTCTGAAATGCCTGCTGATTATACGAGCAATGACAACTACCTTAAACTTTTGTTCAAAACTTCCTTTAATAATGCCGGCAAGGGTTGGTCTGCCACCTTTATAGCAACTAATTAA